The Nitrospira sp. sequence TGAACGGGGGCAGTACGTATAACCGATCCACTTGGGTGAGGTCAAGAGCCATCAGGCGGCGGTGGGCTGGGCTCTGCGGGAATCAAGTACCTACTGTGGGCAAGATTTTCGATGAGAATTGTGAGGCCGCTCGGGTCACTCACCCAGGGTGTGAGAACCGCTGGTGTTCGGACTAGCGGGATTGTGTGGGTCGTATACTGGTATGGCGATGTCGATACGGCGGCTCTATGATCCGTCGGATCCCATAGGATCCGACGGCGAGTGGGATCATTTCTAGAATAACGTTCTGACGATGACAACAGAGTATGGCTTTGATTCTCCGTTCGGGGCCGTAACGGTGATCGACACCGTCACGGGTAATAGTGGTACGAGGAGAAAGGGCTGTTGTCCTGTTGCGACCCCGGCTCCAGCCGTTACGTCACCCGACATCACGGCATTCGGATCGGATTTGGTTGCGGAGACGATTACACTGTCGACACTGAACGGAACTTCCACCGAATACGTCGTTGTGCTCTGAGCAAAGTCGGGAACCAAGGTGCCGGGTGTCACCGTCAATGCCGACAGGTTGTTGTCGCTGGCCGGAGCAGCTCGGTTCACAGTGATCCGGTATGTCTTTGAGGTGCCATTCGGAGCCGTCACGATGATGGACACCAGCTTGCTGGTCCCCGGTCCATCGAGCGGGATAATTGCGTGTCCTTGATTGGGCACATCACCCGATATTACGGCATTCGAATCGGACTTCGTTGCCGTGACGGTCACTTCGGTAACGTCAGTGGCCACATCCACCGTGTAGTTCAAGGTTCCCGAAGCAAATGGAGGAGCCAAGGCGCCTGGTGTGACCGTCAAGGCCGACAGATTGTTGTCACTTGAGAGAAGACGGTTCACGGTAATCGTATAAGTCTTTGAGTCGCCATTCGGGGCTGTGACACTAATCGATACGATCTTGCTGGTCCCCGGTCCATCGAGCGGGATAATTGCTTGTCCTTGATTGGGCACGTCACCCGATATCACGGCATTCGAATCGGACTTCGTGGCTGTCACGGTCACTGCAGTGACATTGGTGGCCACATCCACCGAGTAGTTCAAAGTAGCCGGAGCAAACGCGGGATCCAAGACACCTGGTGTGACCGTTAAGGCCGACAGATTGTTATCGCCGGAGAGGCGGTTGACAGTAATGGTGTAGGTCTTAGCGGCGCCATTCGGCGCTGTGACAGTGATCGACACCTGCTTGCTGGTCCCTGGCGCATCAAGCGGGATGGTCGCTTGTCCTGTTGCGACTCCTGCTCCAGCCGTTACCGAACCAGACATCACAGCAATAGGGTCAGATTTCGTTGCCGAGACGGACACTTGGGTAACCGAGGTAGCAACGTTAACGGTGTAGTTCAAGGTAGCCGGATCAAAGGCAGGGGCCAACGGGCCCGGTGTGACGGTCAACGCTGATAGATTATTGTCGCTTGATAAGGGTCTAATGACGTCGACGCTATAAGTGGTTTCGCCTCCTGTCTGTGTCGTCAAATTGATGCTGATGGTGGTAGTCGATCCAGGAGGACCAAGTGTCACGATGCGCCCCTGCCCAGCACTTGTTAGGTTCCCATTGATCGTAATCGTTGCTTTACTATCCTTGGGCCTGGCCGTCACTGTGACACTGGCCGTGGCTGCCGATACTCTGAATGCGTAACTTGTGACATTGCTTGAAAAGGCCGGCTGGAGCTTCCCGGGGGTAATTCCCAAGCTCGAGAGTGGTACCTCAGGTTCATCCGAAACCGAGGCTTTATCCGAACAGCCAAAGGCGCTCAAACAAAGAGCGACGATCAGGGTAGCGGCTAGATATTGGCATATGGCAGTAACGGTTTGTTTCATATGAAGCCATCCATTTTCGATTGACACTGAAGGAATGAGGTCTTTTCAAACTCCTGTGAATCCACAGGGTAGAACTGGATACTACGAGAGGGTCCTAAATCGGTCTAGCCCTACATAGGTAAGGGTTTGCCTGAATTTTAAGGAGCGAAGGATCCGAGGATGAAATTATTATTTTGGAGCTGGAATGCTGAAGGTGCCGGTAGTCACAAGTCTATCGGACATCTTTGACTGCGAGGCCATCACTGTCCGGTTCCCTGAGTGCCCTGCGGTTTGGCGAGAAGGTCGGTCTTGAGTGGAATCTGGGTGAGGAGATCAGGACGCACTTGAAACACACCCTGCAGACGTTGGCCGGTGGCAAAGACAAGGTTTCCTGCATGGTTGCCGAGCGTCAGTTTTCCGATGGTTTTGCCGTCTTTGCCGGTGGCGACAAATTCCGCACTGGGCGCCAATAGTCCATACGGAGCCAGCGGCGCCGACTGCTTCATCACGCGTTCCTCGGCCGGCAGATTCGCAACTCGACTGACGAAGAGATCCGCCGCCTCTTGGCTGACCTTATCCGTAGGCTGGTCTTCGAGCACCCACTCGCCGGTTTGATTGATCAAGACATACTGCTGATCTCTGGTTTTGACCGACAACATCGCGATATCCGTGTAGTCAAGGCCGAGGAGTCGTTTATCCTGCAGATTGAACAGCTCCTTGGTCAGGTCCTTGAGCAGCGCCGGGTTGATGTAATAGAGCGGCGCATCGGCTGTCGTTTCCGCAATGGCCTCGCCGCTTTGGGGATCGGGCTGATAGAGCCGGACTGATTGGTCGCCGGCGGCGGTATGTAGCGTGACCTTCACTTTTGGCGTCGTCAGGGTCTTGGCAATAGCGTCTCGTTCGGGGCCGGGATCGATGATGCCAAGCGCCTTCAGGTCTTCCAATCGAAACATCATTGAACGAACTTCATTCTGGTCTGCTTCGGCTTCGATCGGATAACGGATTTTCCACAAGGGCTTGGGCTTGTCCTTGGCCATATTGTAGATCACGATTTCGGTCGTCGGATAGGTCAGGCGAACCCGCTCGATGTCGTTTTGCACGAATCTCAGCAGCTCTTTCCGGCGGAACGCCATCAAGGATTTATTGATGAAGTCTTTCGGCGCCAGGTTCGTCAGGAGCACACGCCGGTCCGATACACGCAGCACATAGAGAGTATTTGAAAGGGGACCGCTGTCGCCGATCAAAATCGTCTCTTGTTGCGTTCCGGCTGTGATGGTGAGAGTAGTCACCGGCTGTTCAAGCCCGAATGGCGCCAGTGTGGTGGCTTGCTCTTCAACCGTTCTATTCACAGCCCCCGTCACTAACGCTCGAATGAGTGCCTGCACCTCGCGGTTATCCGCATCCGTTTGAAGGGGGGTTACGATAGTCCACTTGCCAGGTTCCGTCAGCTTGAATTCGATCGGTCCCTGTGCGGTGGTGATGGAGAGTCCGGTGATCGCGGTTTCCGGGAAAAGCAGGAGGTGCTTCTGCTCGCTTTCCTGTTTCTCTTCTCGTTGCTTGGCGGGAAATTCGACGAGATAGAGGTAGCCACCCAGACCGGCCAGCACGGCGAACATGAGTAAAGTCGGCCAGTAGCGCGTCATAGGCTAGAGGCGGCGGCGTTTTCTCCACACGATGATGCCGGTGAGAAACGTCATGAGCGGAAGGAAGACGACCTGAATGTAAATCAACGCGCGTTCCTGCGTGGGGTTAGGCGTGAAGGGTCGCAACGCGGGCTCTTTTGGCGCGATGGAAATCAAGTCGCGTTCTTCTGCCAGCCAACCCGTCGTGTGGAGGAAAAAGTCGCTGTTGCCGGGAAAATTGAAAAACGCGTTGGACACAAACGTGGAGTTGCCGATCACCACGATAGCCGGACGCGGTTTCCCTTCTTCAGGAGCCTTCTTAGGCGCCAGCGCTGCGGCCATGGGTAGCGGTCCTTTCACGTCTTCCTTTTCGTTCAGGCTCACGACCCGGCCCTGCATATTCGTTTCAGCCCAACTGTTCGGCGATGTACGGGCAAGCGGCACGAAGTCCCAATCTTTTCCAACTAGTTCGTCGAACATCACGTGTCGGGACAGTGGCAACAGCACGGCAGAGGTGAGGTCCTGGGTGATCTCATGCTCAGTAAACGTCCTGACCAATAGTGCGGTAAGGTCTCCCTGGGCCAATCGATCCTGTAAGTCCACCAAGACCCCGGGACCCAAGCCGAGTCCCCAATGGGCGAGCAGTGACTCCAAACCAGTCTGAGTGTCGGGGTCGGCCAGAACCAAAAGATGGCCGCCCTTCTCGACATAGTTCTGAATACGGTCCTGCTCCTCTTTCATCACAGCGCGGCGTGGGCCGGCCAAGACCAACACTGAAGTATTGTCCGGCACGGCCGATTCCTTCAGGAGCGAGATGGTGCCGACCTCATAGCCTTGACGAGTCAGGGCTTCTTTCGCAAGGGAAAGGCCGTTGCGATCCTTATCCTCGACACTCAGCTCGCTGTGCCCCTCGACAAACACGATGCGTTTCTTGGCGTCCTTGGATATTCGAAGCAGGGCACCGGTCAATTCCACTTCAGACGGTGAGGTGACGCGGATCGTCTGGCCGTTGCTCTCAAAAATTGCGGTATCGGTTCGGAAGATTCCATAGTTTTGGGCAAGCTTTGGCTGTTTCTCCGGATCGATGAACTCTATGGTGAGCTTCGTGGAGGCTTGTCGATAACTCTCCAGTCGTTCCTTATAGGCCTGGTAGCCGGGATCTTTTTCCCTCGTGAAAACGGTGATCTTGACGTCGCGCGCCAAGGTTCGAAGGATCCGATGAGTTTGCGGTGCGAGCGTGAAATTCTGGTTCTCCGAAAGGTCCCAGCGTACTGAGTGCCGGGACGCCAAAAAGTTCATGATGACCAGAATACCCGAAACGAGCACGATCATGAGAAAGCTATTCAGCCCCATCTTGGTCGAACGCCGGCCTGAAAAGGCTTTGACGGTCTCGAAGTGCAGGACGAAAAACAGCACCAAGCAGATCAATGCCAACCCTTCCGCGATCGTGACCGCCCACAGCCAGTCAGGTCGAAGGCTGTACGCAATCATGCCCCCGATTCCGAGCACGACTCCGAGCAAGCCGAGGGGGAGAGATTTGAGGTTCATTTCCAGCGTGTCGATTCCACGACTCGATGTGTGAGGAACAGCATGAGCGCCAGTCCGCTTCCGAAGTACACGAGATCGCTTGTGTCGATGAGTCCCCGCACCAGACGCTCATAGTGCTCCATGAAGGAGACATACGAGATGATTCGGCCTGCAGGGGTGTCGCCGAAAAGGCTCCCTAACCCGGAAATCAACCAGATCGTTAGCAGCATGCCGAAGCTGACAAAGGCGGCGACGATCTGGTTCTCCGTCAACGCCGACGCAAACACTCCCACGGAAAGAAAGAGGGCTCCCAACAGCACCATCCCCAGATAGCCGGTCCAGATGGGGTTCCAATCGAAATCGCTGAACAGCATCAATACAGTCGGCACCAGCACGGTTAGTCCCAAGAGGCCGAGATAAACCAGAAAGACACTGACGAACTTGGCGATGACTATCTCATTGATCCTGATGGGCGACGTCATCAGGAACTCAAACGTCCGAAGCTTGCGCTCTTCCGCGAACAATCGCATGGTCAGAATAGGCAGAATGAGCAGGAGGACGATACGCATGCTGGCGAAGAGATTTCGAAAGACCAGATCGTTCAAATTGATCTGGGCCATCCCCCCCTGCATCTGCATCAATTGGATGGCTTGCGCACCGGCAAATCCGACATAGAGATATGAGAGTAGTCCAAAGATGAGCAGAAAGACGGCCCCCACCACATAGACAATGGGGGATACGAAATACCCACGCAGTTCCTTGGCGATGACGGCCTGCACCGGGGTCATGGGGTGTCTACGCGTCCGTCCTTTCAGCAGAGGCCGTGCTGACCATAGCTTCCGTCGGATCTGAGAGATGGTCCTCGTGGCGCGTGAGGTGGAGGAACACGTCTTCCAATGTCATAGACACGGTGCGGAGTTCGAGCAATCCCCACTGGTTTGAGACCACCACACGTGCGATCTCGTCCCGCAGATCGTGACCCAGTTCGCACTCGATGAGGAAAGTGCCCCCTGCCTGGCCTGGGAGAACATTCAAGATGCCGGAGATCGCACGGAGCTTCATCTCGCAGTCGGCCGGGCATGTCTTGAGGGTAATTGAAATTTTCTCCGATTGACGTAGTCGGGCCGACAATTGTTCGGGGGTATCCTCCGCGACGATCCGCCCCTTGTTGATAATGACCACTCGTTGGCAGACTGCCGTCGCTTCCGGGAGGATATGAGTGCTGAGAATGACTGAATGCGAGCCGGCCAGGCTCTTGATGAGTTCCCTGATTTCAATGATCTGTTTGGGATCGAGACCGACCGTCGGTTCGTCGAGGATCAGCACCGGGGGGTCGTGCAGCAGCGCTTGTGCCAGTCCTACGCGTTGGCGATAGCCACGGGAGAGGTTGCCGATCAGCCGGTGGCGTACGGAGCCGAGTTCGAGCCGTCCGACTGATTGGTCGAGCGCTGATGTCAGCTTAGGTCCTGTGATCCCGCGAAGTCGTCCGACAAAGGTCAGATATTCGGTGACCGTCAGTTCTTGATAGACCGGCGGAGTTTCCGGCAGGTATCCGATCTGCCGCTTGACCTCCAGTGGTTGATCGGTACAGTCATAGCCGGCCACTTTCGCACTGCCCTCCGTCGCCGGCATGAAACAGGTCAGGATCCGCATGGTGGTCGTTTTGCCTGCGCCGTTGGGGCCAAGGAATGCCAAGACTTCTCCCTTGGCCACGGAGAAGGTGACGCGATCAATAGCCGTGTGATGGCCGTATCGTTTGGTAATGTTCTGAACGTCGATCACGAATGCGATATCGGTGTGAGCAACTGTGGAGAATGGAGCGGTAACGCTCTAGAATACGACAGCATTGACTCAGGGATCTTACTCACTCCGTCGGAAGCAGTCAATACGGCCACAAGGACCACATGCCCTGAGGAAACACGACTGCGCAGTGGTATGGCTATTCGGACGTGAACGTTCGTCACTCTGTGCTCGTCGATAGTTCTTCGTCTTCATTGCCCGGTCTGTTTCACTCTCAAGGTGTTGATTTAGACGTACTTCTCCTTTATATAGAGGTGCGCCGCAGGCCAGCTTCTTGCCGTTGCGTGTGTTTTCCCCCCTTGATAACGGAATTGGTGGACTCCATACGGAGGTGGGGGTGGCGGGTACTCCAGTCGGTATTGTTGAAGTCCTATGTCTCTCATAACCTGATATCGACGTGTACGACGAACGGTCGATAGCAAGCCAAAGGGAGGCGAAACGCAGCATGTACACAGACATCCACCACAGCTGGTCCTCATCGTATAAGCATTGTGCAATGGTTCTATGTCTTTCGTTGGGAGCCTGTTCTTGGATTCCCAAAGGGGATATGCAACTCGATGTCGGGATCAAGGATCGAGGAGTAGCTTCATGGTACGGTGAACAGTTTCACGGAAAACAAGCTGCGAATGGCGAGCTATTCGATATGGAAGCCCTGACGGCTGCGCATAGAACTATTCCTCTTGGGAGTGTGGTGCGTGTGGTTAATTTGACCAATGGGAAACACCTCTATGTGCGGATTACCGACCGTGGTCCTTACGAAAAAGGCCGGATTCTTGATCTTTCCCGTCGTGCGGCCGTGCAGTTGGGTATGGAGCATGAAGGGTTGGCGCATGTGCAAGTGGAGATCGTCGGTGAGCGCCATCCGGAGCTGATCTTGCTTTCAGAACGATTCTCAGAACGAGCGACCTCACTTCTTGCCGCTGCCGGGCCGGAATTTGACCGGACGTCACCTGGTATGGTTTCGCCAGCTCGAAATTTCATAGGTGATCTTTGGATCGAGAGGCGCAATCGCTGGGCGCTTGCGATGCTCGTTGCGGATCATCCGGCGCAGGTTCCGGTCGCCTCATTGGTCATCAACTAAGTTCAGCCTATTCCGCAGGCTTCCCGGTCTGCTCCTCGCCAACGACCCCGTATGCTGGTTGTCCACTCGAGGTTGACAGTGCGCAAAGCTCTCTACTAGACTGCACCTTCTCGTCGTCACCGTACAATACGTAAGTCTATTCGAAGGGGAGGCACAGATCGATGGCCAAGAAGCGAGCCGCGGAACCGGATGAAGCCAGGTTGAAAAAGAAGATTACAGCGAAGCTCACCAACCACGGCAATCCTGAAGGGGATTCCGCGGTAAGATCACTCAAGAAACGATTGAAGAGGGAGCAGCGGAAACGGCGGGCGCTTGCACTGCGAAAAAAGCGGGCGGCTGGAAGCAAAGGTGCGGCGGCTACCTCTGCCTAGTCTAGCGGGTGCCGCAGTCGTGTCTGGTACTGATTCAATGGAACAAGAACCAAAACATTCAATTCAGGGGATGAATCCTCTCAACCAGCAGGCCGGTGATGGGCCACTCGGTGGCGTTGCCGCCGATCCGACCCAGGCTGAATCACCAGCCCAGTCTGACGCGCTGACCATCGGCCAAGATCCTGTTGCGCTTGAAGAAGAGCAGGTAAAGGATGAGATCGATATTCAGATCGACCTCCTGAATGATCCTGACTGGGTGGTCCGCCGAGAAGCTATCATCACACTCGGCGAGATGGGTGACGAGCGTTGTGTGGCGCCATTGACCCGCGCGTTGCGCGACGGTGATTGGCAGGTCCGAGAAGTTGCGATTGAAGCATTAAGTCAGGTGGGCTCTCCCGCCGTCGACACACTCCTCAAATTGCTCCGTGACTGGGAAGTGCGCAAGTATGCCATTGCTGCGCTCGGCAAAATCCGCGATGAACGCGTGCTTGATCCTCTGATGCTCCAACTTCGGAACGATGAGTTTAAGGATGATGCCATCGAGGCCTTGGTCCAACTGGGTCGGCCGTCCGTTGAGAAGTTGATTGTGGCGCTTCGCGACAAGGATGAAAATGTCCGCAAGAGCGCAGTGCTCGCGTTGGGAAGGATTAAAAGCGGCGAAGCCATCGATCCGTTGATTGAAATGCTTGGCGATAAAGACTGGTTCACGCGGTTGACGGCGGCTGCCGCCTTGGAATCGATCGGCGACGAACGAGGCCGCGAAGCGATCAAGCCGTTGCTCAAGGATCCCGATATGGTGGTCAAGATGCGGGTGGAACGAATTTTGGCGAAGTGGAAGAAACAGCCGATCTCTCAACCGGCCAATGCCTGACCCCGTTTACTTATTGAGCAATTGATCCATCCGTAGCTGTAACTCATCCAGTTTCTTCAACGATACCGGCTTCCCCATCGCGATTTCCAGCCGTACCTCCCTCAGTGCTCCAGCCAGATCCGCTAGGGCATTCGTGGAGCTGTCCGGCTTGGTTCCTTTCGTAGTGGTTTCCACGGCATTGACGGCCTCAGCCAGTTCTTTCGCCGTGTCGCCGAAGTTTCGTTCCACGAGGTGCGCTTTTGCCTGTACTAAATGGGATTTGGCCTCCACGAGACCTTGACGCCTGCGGAGATCGCGCTCGATTCCGAGCGTCGTATCCAATACGTTTCGAGACAAATCCTTTAACGTCTGTTGAAGGTCGGAGACCGTTTTCTGCAGCGTTCCGACGGGCCGTTGTCCGAGATAGTAGCCCGCTCCGAATGCGCTGACGAGCAACACCAGGACGCTGAGAAATTTGGCCATGGAGGTCCTCAGTTAGCGGCGACGTGTTGATGGGTTCAGCCGGCCTAGCTGTTGTAACAGACTGTTCGCCGCAGCGATTCGCACGGCTTCATCGGAGTCTTGTAACCCTCTCACCAGTGAGGGCACAGCGTTGTCACTGCCTTTTCGCAAGGCCTTGGCGGCCATTAGGCGAGGAAGCGGCTGCTGATCCTGCAGTAGGGTTTGTAGAACCGTCAGCGCTTGTTCGCCGGAGGATGCGCTCAAAGCCTGCGCTGCCGCGCCGCGAATGGAAGGGTCGGGATGCCGGGCCAGATCAGACGCGAGAGTAATCGCTGAGGCCTCTCCGAGGTGCAGCAGCCCTTCTGCGGCATTGGCACGGACGTGAAAATTCGGATCCCTGGTGAGCGCCATCAACAGAGGCCG is a genomic window containing:
- a CDS encoding cadherin-like beta sandwich domain-containing protein; protein product: MKQTVTAICQYLAATLIVALCLSAFGCSDKASVSDEPEVPLSSLGITPGKLQPAFSSNVTSYAFRVSAATASVTVTARPKDSKATITINGNLTSAGQGRIVTLGPPGSTTTISINLTTQTGGETTYSVDVIRPLSSDNNLSALTVTPGPLAPAFDPATLNYTVNVATSVTQVSVSATKSDPIAVMSGSVTAGAGVATGQATIPLDAPGTSKQVSITVTAPNGAAKTYTITVNRLSGDNNLSALTVTPGVLDPAFAPATLNYSVDVATNVTAVTVTATKSDSNAVISGDVPNQGQAIIPLDGPGTSKIVSISVTAPNGDSKTYTITVNRLLSSDNNLSALTVTPGALAPPFASGTLNYTVDVATDVTEVTVTATKSDSNAVISGDVPNQGHAIIPLDGPGTSKLVSIIVTAPNGTSKTYRITVNRAAPASDNNLSALTVTPGTLVPDFAQSTTTYSVEVPFSVDSVIVSATKSDPNAVMSGDVTAGAGVATGQQPFLLVPLLPVTVSITVTAPNGESKPYSVVIVRTLF
- a CDS encoding DUF4340 domain-containing protein, with translation MTRYWPTLLMFAVLAGLGGYLYLVEFPAKQREEKQESEQKHLLLFPETAITGLSITTAQGPIEFKLTEPGKWTIVTPLQTDADNREVQALIRALVTGAVNRTVEEQATTLAPFGLEQPVTTLTITAGTQQETILIGDSGPLSNTLYVLRVSDRRVLLTNLAPKDFINKSLMAFRRKELLRFVQNDIERVRLTYPTTEIVIYNMAKDKPKPLWKIRYPIEAEADQNEVRSMMFRLEDLKALGIIDPGPERDAIAKTLTTPKVKVTLHTAAGDQSVRLYQPDPQSGEAIAETTADAPLYYINPALLKDLTKELFNLQDKRLLGLDYTDIAMLSVKTRDQQYVLINQTGEWVLEDQPTDKVSQEAADLFVSRVANLPAEERVMKQSAPLAPYGLLAPSAEFVATGKDGKTIGKLTLGNHAGNLVFATGQRLQGVFQVRPDLLTQIPLKTDLLAKPQGTQGTGQ
- a CDS encoding GldG family protein, which translates into the protein MNLKSLPLGLLGVVLGIGGMIAYSLRPDWLWAVTIAEGLALICLVLFFVLHFETVKAFSGRRSTKMGLNSFLMIVLVSGILVIMNFLASRHSVRWDLSENQNFTLAPQTHRILRTLARDVKITVFTREKDPGYQAYKERLESYRQASTKLTIEFIDPEKQPKLAQNYGIFRTDTAIFESNGQTIRVTSPSEVELTGALLRISKDAKKRIVFVEGHSELSVEDKDRNGLSLAKEALTRQGYEVGTISLLKESAVPDNTSVLVLAGPRRAVMKEEQDRIQNYVEKGGHLLVLADPDTQTGLESLLAHWGLGLGPGVLVDLQDRLAQGDLTALLVRTFTEHEITQDLTSAVLLPLSRHVMFDELVGKDWDFVPLARTSPNSWAETNMQGRVVSLNEKEDVKGPLPMAAALAPKKAPEEGKPRPAIVVIGNSTFVSNAFFNFPGNSDFFLHTTGWLAEERDLISIAPKEPALRPFTPNPTQERALIYIQVVFLPLMTFLTGIIVWRKRRRL
- a CDS encoding ABC transporter permease subunit translates to MTPVQAVIAKELRGYFVSPIVYVVGAVFLLIFGLLSYLYVGFAGAQAIQLMQMQGGMAQINLNDLVFRNLFASMRIVLLLILPILTMRLFAEERKLRTFEFLMTSPIRINEIVIAKFVSVFLVYLGLLGLTVLVPTVLMLFSDFDWNPIWTGYLGMVLLGALFLSVGVFASALTENQIVAAFVSFGMLLTIWLISGLGSLFGDTPAGRIISYVSFMEHYERLVRGLIDTSDLVYFGSGLALMLFLTHRVVESTRWK
- a CDS encoding ATP-binding cassette domain-containing protein, translated to MIDVQNITKRYGHHTAIDRVTFSVAKGEVLAFLGPNGAGKTTTMRILTCFMPATEGSAKVAGYDCTDQPLEVKRQIGYLPETPPVYQELTVTEYLTFVGRLRGITGPKLTSALDQSVGRLELGSVRHRLIGNLSRGYRQRVGLAQALLHDPPVLILDEPTVGLDPKQIIEIRELIKSLAGSHSVILSTHILPEATAVCQRVVIINKGRIVAEDTPEQLSARLRQSEKISITLKTCPADCEMKLRAISGILNVLPGQAGGTFLIECELGHDLRDEIARVVVSNQWGLLELRTVSMTLEDVFLHLTRHEDHLSDPTEAMVSTASAERTDA
- a CDS encoding septal ring lytic transglycosylase RlpA family protein; translated protein: MYTDIHHSWSSSYKHCAMVLCLSLGACSWIPKGDMQLDVGIKDRGVASWYGEQFHGKQAANGELFDMEALTAAHRTIPLGSVVRVVNLTNGKHLYVRITDRGPYEKGRILDLSRRAAVQLGMEHEGLAHVQVEIVGERHPELILLSERFSERATSLLAAAGPEFDRTSPGMVSPARNFIGDLWIERRNRWALAMLVADHPAQVPVASLVIN
- a CDS encoding HEAT repeat domain-containing protein, which translates into the protein MEQEPKHSIQGMNPLNQQAGDGPLGGVAADPTQAESPAQSDALTIGQDPVALEEEQVKDEIDIQIDLLNDPDWVVRREAIITLGEMGDERCVAPLTRALRDGDWQVREVAIEALSQVGSPAVDTLLKLLRDWEVRKYAIAALGKIRDERVLDPLMLQLRNDEFKDDAIEALVQLGRPSVEKLIVALRDKDENVRKSAVLALGRIKSGEAIDPLIEMLGDKDWFTRLTAAAALESIGDERGREAIKPLLKDPDMVVKMRVERILAKWKKQPISQPANA